In Methanobrevibacter sp., one genomic interval encodes:
- a CDS encoding AAA family ATPase: protein MDNFTLKISDFAKIDYANIDLKKINVVGGVNSSGKTTVAKLLYCYLKSTDLFENEGLSNISKENIQFSSNKEFSDIFYLETISVLDLKDSQILNLDHIKHIKECLELENKNHSSELVSKIKSIIKEDCYSSSGIKQIGVIQILLENGSLKNNSFLIIDEPESNLHPEWQIKFAEILILLTKEMDITLYLNSYSPIFIEAISLYAQYYDLIDDTNFYLTRKQSNNKFNFKKINPKNMGEVYENLTRPYDRLDKLKAQILFKE, encoded by the coding sequence ATGGATAATTTTACTTTAAAAATCAGTGATTTTGCTAAAATCGATTATGCAAATATTGATTTAAAAAAGATTAATGTTGTCGGGGGAGTCAACTCAAGCGGTAAAACAACGGTTGCAAAACTTTTATACTGCTATTTGAAATCCACAGATTTGTTTGAAAATGAAGGTTTATCTAATATCAGCAAAGAAAATATCCAATTCAGCTCAAATAAGGAATTTTCAGATATTTTCTATCTTGAAACAATTTCCGTTCTTGATTTGAAGGACTCTCAAATATTAAATTTAGACCACATAAAGCACATCAAGGAATGTCTGGAGCTTGAAAACAAGAATCATTCCTCAGAACTGGTCTCTAAAATTAAAAGCATCATCAAAGAGGACTGTTATTCTTCATCCGGAATCAAACAGATTGGTGTAATTCAAATTCTATTGGAGAATGGTTCACTTAAAAACAACTCATTTTTAATCATTGATGAACCTGAAAGTAACCTGCATCCAGAATGGCAAATCAAATTTGCTGAAATACTGATTCTTTTAACAAAAGAAATGGACATCACACTATACTTAAACTCATACAGTCCCATATTTATTGAAGCAATTTCACTTTATGCCCAATACTATGATTTAATAGATGACACCAATTTCTATTTAACCAGAAAACAATCCAATAACAAATTTAATTTCAAAAAAATCAACCCTAAAAACATGGGTGAGGTTTATGAGAATCTAACCAGACCCTATGATAGGCTGGATAAACTGAAAGCTCAAATTTTATTTAAGGAGTAG
- a CDS encoding ATP-dependent DNA helicase has translation MDFVGNQKKVIEHGNGTLLVEAGPGSGKTTVIVERIKELVKQGVDPESFLVITFTTKAADNLKFKLRKELSNSTVLKMQISTIHSFCLEYLKSKNMSLTLLDDDTSEKKTLFIQKFKKELGFVNEATVFDYQIPAVLNKFGEYTCFNVDSNKLIHEINDSRVITKDYLDFVRSMDYFSKKRIDDYDKPLKKNKADDEELFSKSWYNARFLQIAKAYPRYLKLLDEYNYVDYDTLQLKALKELEKDPETKYTTIFVDEFQDTDPLQFRIFEVLRKNCEYFTAVGDVDQHIYAFRSSFNDFFDELIRLDNPDVLSLDVNFRSTENIVNLTEAFITPQRKETSQKHMRSNGKAYNNPNFLLVNENSDDEAQNVYNIIKRLKEMGLKDSDIAVLYRKHSDKTIANLIEKFNSDDDINYSVRGQADLASQNEVKSIITLLWYLSRNTRLGYVPSKDELKELSLKAFCGEYFEPVFWSLEDSTKSYLADLQKTYEDEILRIENEIRQNRGDGKVRAVHNVKKNEDQDTLNEIFKNLQLPIINIDNVHENDKEFFMKLDELRDKIESEEPPTILSVFYELIAMGDLFADTEANYRKIANLAILTQTITNYESFISETDLRGVMFFIMNSIENYESYQKEVEGVQLMTIHAAKGLEFPVTIITSLEKDKFPMVSRDPNREKDFIFPNDTYYTPNECLKYKTILKEENGELKHKSISIEEENHLNDEEEDRILYVAMTRAADLLILSTIGEMPTQIENIRDCTVPFTMEELNNVTIEESYEAPKGEQLVLNYSKYTQYKSCPFKYDLGYNLGFARPGIKAANRGTVFHEIMETVNLKLLDGVKVSAEELSQITYDTYKSMFDIGENPEEFEEFRTNVINYYETYSLERDVMAAELPFEIDKGNYLLNGAIDLIYKVSEDEIVILDYKYAQYDEDHIDGYTKQLYIYAAALKELDEYKNYTIRKAITHFVLGDYQHVVEINDEVMENELNGLNDVAVEIGNGCFSKDSGECDRCSYRLICKPQEFAGGLNG, from the coding sequence ATGGACTTTGTAGGAAATCAGAAGAAAGTTATTGAACACGGAAATGGAACACTTCTCGTAGAAGCAGGACCTGGTTCCGGTAAAACAACAGTTATTGTTGAGAGAATTAAGGAACTTGTTAAACAGGGTGTGGATCCTGAATCTTTTCTTGTAATAACATTTACAACAAAAGCTGCAGACAATCTTAAATTCAAATTAAGAAAGGAGCTTTCAAACAGTACTGTTTTAAAGATGCAGATTTCCACAATCCATTCATTCTGTCTTGAATATTTAAAATCCAAAAACATGTCATTAACACTTTTAGATGATGATACCTCTGAAAAAAAGACATTATTTATTCAGAAATTCAAAAAAGAGTTAGGTTTTGTTAATGAAGCAACAGTTTTTGATTATCAGATTCCTGCCGTATTAAACAAGTTTGGTGAATATACATGTTTTAATGTGGATTCCAATAAATTAATTCACGAAATTAATGATTCAAGAGTAATTACAAAAGATTATCTTGATTTTGTACGTTCAATGGATTATTTTTCCAAAAAGAGAATTGATGATTATGACAAACCCCTTAAAAAGAACAAGGCTGATGATGAAGAATTATTTTCCAAATCATGGTATAATGCTAGATTTCTCCAGATTGCAAAGGCTTATCCCAGATATCTGAAACTATTGGATGAATATAACTATGTTGATTATGACACCTTACAGCTTAAGGCCTTAAAAGAACTGGAAAAAGATCCGGAAACAAAATACACTACAATATTTGTTGATGAGTTTCAGGACACCGACCCTCTGCAGTTCAGGATTTTTGAAGTTTTAAGGAAAAACTGTGAGTATTTCACAGCTGTAGGAGATGTTGACCAGCACATTTATGCATTCAGAAGCTCTTTTAATGACTTTTTCGATGAGCTCATAAGACTGGATAATCCTGATGTTTTAAGTCTGGATGTCAATTTCAGATCCACTGAAAACATTGTAAATTTAACCGAAGCTTTTATCACACCTCAAAGAAAGGAAACTTCACAAAAGCATATGCGAAGTAACGGCAAAGCTTATAACAATCCGAATTTCCTTCTGGTAAATGAGAACAGTGATGATGAGGCTCAAAATGTTTACAATATCATTAAACGTCTAAAAGAAATGGGACTGAAGGATTCTGATATTGCTGTTCTGTACAGAAAACATTCAGACAAGACTATTGCAAATCTTATTGAAAAATTCAACAGTGACGATGATATCAACTATTCAGTAAGGGGTCAGGCCGACCTTGCTTCTCAAAATGAAGTCAAATCTATAATAACTTTGCTGTGGTATCTATCCAGAAATACTCGTTTAGGATATGTTCCGTCAAAAGATGAATTAAAAGAACTGAGTCTTAAAGCATTTTGTGGTGAATACTTTGAACCGGTATTTTGGTCACTTGAGGATTCAACTAAATCATATCTAGCTGACCTGCAGAAAACTTATGAGGATGAAATCTTAAGAATTGAAAATGAAATACGCCAGAACCGTGGTGACGGCAAAGTAAGGGCAGTCCATAATGTCAAAAAGAACGAAGACCAGGACACATTAAATGAAATCTTCAAAAATCTCCAGCTTCCTATAATAAACATTGACAATGTTCATGAAAATGATAAAGAATTCTTCATGAAACTGGATGAGCTTCGAGATAAAATAGAATCAGAAGAACCACCAACAATTCTTTCAGTATTCTATGAGCTTATTGCAATGGGAGATTTGTTCGCCGATACTGAAGCCAACTACAGAAAAATAGCAAACCTTGCAATACTCACACAGACCATAACAAACTATGAATCATTCATATCAGAAACAGACCTAAGAGGAGTAATGTTTTTCATAATGAATTCCATTGAAAACTATGAATCCTATCAAAAGGAAGTTGAAGGTGTTCAGCTGATGACGATCCATGCAGCTAAAGGTCTGGAGTTCCCAGTAACAATAATAACTTCCCTTGAAAAGGACAAGTTCCCAATGGTTTCAAGAGACCCTAATCGTGAAAAGGACTTCATTTTCCCGAATGATACATACTACACTCCAAATGAATGTTTAAAATATAAAACAATACTGAAAGAGGAAAACGGTGAACTTAAACATAAAAGCATTTCAATTGAAGAGGAAAATCATCTGAATGATGAAGAGGAAGACAGGATTTTATATGTTGCAATGACAAGAGCAGCAGATCTGCTTATTTTATCTACAATCGGTGAGATGCCGACTCAAATCGAAAATATCCGTGACTGCACAGTTCCATTCACAATGGAGGAATTAAACAATGTAACAATTGAGGAATCCTATGAAGCTCCAAAAGGAGAACAATTGGTGCTGAACTATTCAAAATACACTCAGTACAAATCATGTCCGTTCAAATATGATTTGGGATATAATCTGGGATTTGCAAGGCCAGGAATAAAGGCTGCAAACAGAGGAACTGTATTTCACGAAATCATGGAAACAGTTAATCTGAAACTTCTTGACGGTGTCAAAGTCAGTGCTGAAGAGCTTTCACAAATCACATATGATACATACAAGTCAATGTTTGATATTGGAGAAAATCCCGAAGAATTCGAAGAGTTCAGGACCAATGTAATAAACTATTATGAGACATATTCTCTTGAAAGAGACGTCATGGCAGCAGAACTTCCATTCGAAATCGACAAGGGAAATTATCTTCTTAACGGTGCAATCGATTTGATTTATAAAGTTTCAGAAGATGAAATTGTAATTCTGGACTATAAATATGCACAATATGATGAAGACCACATTGACGGATACACAAAACAGCTCTACATCTATGCAGCAGCCCTTAAAGAGCTGGATGAATATAAAAATTACACTATCCGAAAAGCAATAACCCACTTTGTTTTAGGAGATTACCAGCATGTCGTTGAAATCAATGATGAAGTAATGGAAAACGAACTCAACGGATTAAATGATGTTGCTGTTGAAATCGGTAACGGGTGCTTTTCAAAGGATTCTGGTGAATGTGACAGATGTTCATACAGGTTAATCTGTAAACCGCAGGAATTTGCAGGTGGGTTAAATGGATAA
- a CDS encoding LlaJI family restriction endonuclease, translated as MKNVYIKELKYYSRRKILEILQNDENVLDKLLKYDIVKFTNDGYQFVYVGVIIIENIILNIYPKYITSESNIKADFKQVINVVKKYNNAHDDFRYENDELEDISYNRLSMMLFFIEDYYENGVYSNIQNILQTNGNGEIDWNRTVNENVAILKDGKPYYTDLQTKYKINDLFNYFRLLHEYIITECSIYLEKAGLLELFDLTPVELSDKEQDDFGDIDLILQRLQKELNVEFNTQKQKLLQSMYSYMSNKNAHTNENYLTLYGTPAYHEIWEAECAYIFGDKLHKRLKDLTLPVNLNSKYPSNKKLIDLIKKPKWIYKNIYPKEAEGTFIPDTVTFHDSEFVILDAKYYNLKFTQDNLDGQPGLESITKQYLYELAFKEFIEDHEFKGVKNAFLFPSYGDKIENKGKVKLDILSDLGLEDIQVIMLPASKVNEMYLDKNIKYFTINDLFEISENMLSEIKNNKIKSLIKKLNKYRQFDDAPDDLRNDFLMELRFAKFIFEDPKGFKIIDYTDSEVFFSFQVFTDLDEFKESESKCEPKIIEIHDFESFYSPKIKYLEINDYKKIPMAKVMQEIWK; from the coding sequence TGGTGTAATAATCATTGAAAATATTATCCTAAATATATATCCCAAATACATTACTTCGGAAAGTAATATAAAAGCAGATTTTAAGCAAGTTATCAACGTAGTTAAAAAATACAACAATGCCCATGATGATTTTCGCTACGAAAACGATGAGCTTGAAGACATTTCATACAATCGGCTGTCCATGATGCTGTTTTTTATAGAGGATTACTATGAAAATGGAGTTTATTCAAACATTCAAAATATCCTTCAAACAAATGGAAATGGTGAAATTGACTGGAACAGAACTGTTAATGAGAATGTTGCAATCCTAAAAGACGGCAAACCATATTACACTGATCTTCAAACAAAATATAAAATTAATGACCTTTTTAACTATTTCAGACTGTTGCATGAATATATCATTACAGAGTGTTCAATATATCTGGAAAAGGCAGGATTGTTGGAACTCTTTGACTTGACTCCTGTTGAGCTTTCAGATAAAGAGCAGGATGATTTTGGAGATATTGATTTAATTTTGCAGAGACTTCAAAAAGAGCTTAATGTTGAGTTTAACACTCAAAAACAGAAGTTACTGCAGTCAATGTATTCTTATATGTCAAATAAAAACGCTCACACCAATGAAAACTATCTGACGTTATATGGAACTCCAGCTTATCATGAAATCTGGGAAGCGGAATGTGCATACATATTTGGAGATAAATTGCATAAACGCTTAAAGGATTTAACTCTTCCAGTTAATCTAAATTCTAAATATCCTTCAAATAAGAAATTGATTGATTTAATTAAAAAACCGAAATGGATTTATAAAAATATCTATCCGAAAGAAGCTGAAGGTACATTTATTCCTGATACTGTAACATTTCATGATAGTGAATTTGTTATTTTGGATGCAAAATATTACAATTTGAAGTTTACACAAGATAATTTAGATGGTCAGCCTGGGCTGGAATCCATTACAAAACAATACTTGTATGAATTGGCATTTAAAGAGTTTATTGAAGATCATGAGTTTAAAGGAGTGAAAAATGCATTTTTATTCCCATCTTACGGCGATAAAATTGAAAATAAAGGTAAAGTTAAACTTGATATCCTCTCTGATTTAGGTTTAGAGGATATTCAGGTCATAATGCTTCCTGCAAGTAAAGTAAATGAAATGTATTTGGATAAAAATATAAAATATTTCACAATCAATGATTTGTTTGAAATCTCCGAAAATATGTTAAGTGAAATCAAAAACAATAAGATTAAAAGTTTAATTAAAAAATTAAATAAATATCGTCAATTTGATGATGCTCCAGATGATTTGCGTAATGATTTCTTAATGGAGTTGAGATTTGCAAAGTTTATCTTTGAAGATCCTAAGGGATTTAAGATTATAGATTACACTGATTCTGAGGTTTTTTTCAGTTTTCAAGTATTCACTGATTTGGATGAGTTTAAAGAAAGTGAAAGTAAATGTGAACCAAAAATTATTGAAATTCATGATTTTGAAAGTTTTTACAGTCCAAAGATTAAATATTTGGAAATAAATGATTATAAAAAAATTCCAATGGCTAAAGTAATGCAGGAAATTTGGAAGTAG